One window from the genome of Enterobacteriaceae bacterium Kacie_13 encodes:
- a CDS encoding peptidase M3, whose amino-acid sequence MKQAQDYLNALNHDYLKVHQDKENLFWQNYMGIGDDNVAEAFSAAETAYKRFIAEPSRPAQLRKIIAQLENQKSDTDSDALLHGLRGWLSFFDCNVIEDPKAQALMDEIIQAESALFGKRKQYRMTHINSKGERVSASLGELLTNQANNENESYRRSSQNALRELEEWLLHNGLPELIGLRNRFARQLGYRNYFDYKVNKTERMTPEQLFAILDRFEEQTRESNTRSLNELVSREGDAALLPWNIRFASAGDVTRQLDPYFPFADSLRRWIDSFKRLNIGFNGADMQLDLLVREGKYENGFMHGPVPPFFDNGKWVPAVINFTSLAKPDQIGSGASGLNTLFHEGGHAAHFANIRQNAPCFSQEFPPTSMAYAETQSMFCDSLLDDADWLKRYAKNAAGESVPDELIRANIEARQPMRSFNERHILLVPYFEWQLYQWPDEKRTPEAMIALARDIETHILGVTGSPRPTLAIPHLLSMESACSYQGYLLAMMAVEQTRAFFLKRDGYLTDNPAIGPDLAKHYWTPGNSVSHDETLRSLTGEGFNPAYLAQACNQTVDAAWQDAQQTIALASKREQPEADFDLNVHIRVIDGKRILADSADGDEAMCQDFADFVEQNYPAK is encoded by the coding sequence ATGAAACAGGCTCAGGACTACCTTAACGCCCTCAACCACGATTACCTTAAAGTACATCAGGACAAAGAAAATTTGTTCTGGCAAAACTATATGGGCATCGGTGATGACAACGTCGCCGAAGCATTCTCCGCCGCTGAAACCGCCTACAAACGTTTTATCGCCGAACCTTCCCGCCCGGCGCAATTACGCAAAATCATCGCACAACTCGAAAACCAAAAATCAGACACAGACAGTGACGCGTTGCTTCATGGCCTGCGCGGCTGGCTGAGTTTCTTCGACTGCAATGTAATTGAAGACCCTAAAGCGCAGGCGTTGATGGATGAAATTATTCAGGCCGAATCCGCGTTATTTGGTAAGCGTAAGCAGTACCGCATGACGCACATCAACAGCAAAGGCGAACGCGTTAGCGCTTCGCTTGGGGAGTTGCTGACCAACCAGGCGAACAACGAAAACGAAAGTTATCGACGCAGTTCGCAAAATGCATTGCGTGAACTGGAAGAGTGGCTGTTACATAACGGTCTGCCGGAGCTGATCGGTCTGCGTAACCGTTTTGCACGACAGCTCGGCTACCGCAACTATTTCGACTATAAAGTGAATAAAACCGAGCGTATGACGCCGGAACAGTTATTCGCTATCCTCGATCGTTTCGAAGAACAAACCCGCGAGAGCAATACGCGCAGCCTGAATGAGCTGGTCTCGCGCGAAGGCGATGCCGCGCTGCTCCCGTGGAATATTCGCTTTGCCAGTGCCGGTGACGTCACCCGTCAGCTTGATCCTTACTTCCCGTTTGCAGATTCCCTGCGCCGCTGGATTGACAGCTTTAAGCGCCTGAATATCGGTTTTAACGGGGCGGATATGCAGCTTGACCTGCTGGTGCGCGAAGGCAAATACGAAAACGGCTTTATGCATGGTCCGGTTCCACCGTTCTTTGATAACGGTAAGTGGGTACCTGCGGTGATCAACTTCACCAGTCTGGCAAAGCCTGATCAGATCGGCAGCGGTGCCAGCGGCCTCAATACGTTGTTCCATGAAGGTGGCCACGCGGCGCACTTCGCTAATATCCGCCAGAATGCGCCATGCTTCTCGCAGGAATTCCCGCCGACGTCGATGGCCTATGCCGAAACGCAATCTATGTTCTGCGACAGTCTGCTTGATGATGCCGACTGGCTGAAGCGTTATGCGAAAAATGCGGCCGGTGAATCCGTGCCTGATGAACTGATCCGCGCCAATATCGAAGCCCGCCAGCCTATGCGCTCATTCAACGAGCGTCACATTTTGCTGGTGCCGTATTTCGAATGGCAGCTGTATCAGTGGCCTGATGAAAAACGCACGCCGGAAGCGATGATTGCACTGGCGCGCGATATCGAGACCCATATTCTTGGCGTGACCGGCAGTCCGCGTCCGACGCTGGCTATCCCGCATCTGCTGTCGATGGAGTCTGCCTGTTCATATCAGGGCTACCTGCTGGCGATGATGGCCGTCGAACAGACCCGCGCGTTCTTCCTCAAACGCGACGGCTACCTCACGGATAATCCGGCAATCGGCCCCGATCTCGCCAAACATTACTGGACGCCTGGCAATAGCGTGAGTCACGACGAAACGCTGCGCAGCCTGACAGGTGAAGGGTTCAATCCGGCGTATCTGGCGCAGGCCTGCAATCAGACTGTCGATGCAGCGTGGCAGGACGCGCAGCAGACCATTGCGCTGGCCTCCAAACGCGAACAGCCGGAAGCAGATTTTGACCTCAATGTGCATATCCGGGTGATCGACGGCAAACGCATTCTGGCCGACAGCGCCGATGGCGACGAGGCGATGTGTCAGGATTTTGCGGACTTCGTGGAACAGAACTATCCGGCAAAATAA
- the ybiO gene encoding mechanosensitive channel protein codes for MPHNDRTPLAHRIHTHLFSALLFITLALFSAFSQAAEEKPAAGDQQKASYAALADILQDDKARTELITHLREAARAEPATANAETKMNEPQAEQLSLIDQLVDTTQQTASGIMKRVQTLKDTINSGPQHHFNAARFFPALGYFLLTVAVTFAFFHLIRRLIGPLYLRLGRWGNHARMKETHWYKLPASIIGAFAVDLGILLLTVAAGNLFAQYVNGGSPLIARLQALFLSAFAVIEFFKAVLRLIFSPGFGYLRPFPLADVTARYWNTRLAWVSGLIGYALMVGVPVVATQINYTTAAVVNFVVMLALTIYASWLILHNRRTIHHEFNQLAERSMAFFSVILRALGHVWHLLAVSYFVVLFFLSQFDFAGSLRFMMAATIKSLVIIGLGALISGLLSRWISRRITLPDDINRRYPLLQKRINSYIPAGLKIIRVLVVLSVTLSLLDAWQIFNLNKWFMTETGEKVISGLGHMLFILCFAIVAWTLLASVIEHRLAQELSNGARPSARERTLLTLFRNVLAIVICTITIMIMLSQVGLNIAPLLAGAGALGLAVSFGAQTLVKDVITGIFIQFENGMNTGEYVTVMGISGTVERMTIRSIGLRDIYGVYHIVPYSSITTLSNYEREFGVYRASYNVSRNEDVDAANAVLREAVEALKQDENIKPLLLGEPTYQGVVGLGDQFFTLRVLVRTKALEQWTVQYALDRLVKNHFAQAGIEMPRQAVQVYSGDGTQPGINVGAAQ; via the coding sequence ATGCCGCATAACGACAGGACTCCGTTGGCTCACCGCATCCATACACATCTATTTTCGGCTCTGCTGTTTATCACCCTCGCCTTGTTCAGCGCCTTCAGTCAGGCAGCTGAAGAGAAACCGGCTGCGGGCGATCAGCAAAAAGCCTCTTACGCCGCGCTTGCCGATATTCTTCAGGATGACAAAGCCCGTACCGAACTGATCACTCATCTGCGTGAAGCCGCACGCGCTGAACCAGCAACAGCAAACGCAGAAACCAAAATGAATGAACCCCAGGCCGAACAGCTTTCGCTGATTGACCAGCTGGTGGATACCACTCAGCAGACGGCTTCCGGGATTATGAAACGCGTGCAGACGCTGAAAGACACCATCAATTCCGGCCCTCAGCATCATTTTAATGCCGCGCGATTCTTCCCCGCACTGGGCTATTTTTTGCTGACCGTCGCTGTGACCTTTGCATTCTTCCATCTGATCCGCCGGCTAATTGGCCCGCTGTACCTGCGCCTTGGCCGCTGGGGAAATCATGCGCGGATGAAAGAGACACACTGGTACAAACTGCCCGCAAGTATCATCGGTGCGTTCGCGGTCGATCTCGGCATTTTACTGCTGACCGTCGCTGCCGGTAATTTATTTGCCCAATACGTCAACGGCGGCAGCCCGCTGATTGCACGTTTACAGGCGTTATTCCTCAGTGCCTTCGCGGTGATCGAATTCTTTAAAGCCGTCCTGCGGCTGATCTTCTCACCCGGCTTCGGTTATCTGCGCCCTTTCCCGCTGGCTGACGTCACGGCCCGCTACTGGAATACCCGTCTGGCATGGGTGAGCGGCCTGATCGGCTATGCGCTGATGGTCGGCGTGCCGGTGGTCGCCACACAAATCAATTACACTACCGCCGCTGTGGTGAACTTCGTGGTAATGCTGGCGCTGACGATTTACGCCAGCTGGCTGATCCTGCATAACCGCCGCACTATCCATCATGAATTCAATCAGCTGGCTGAAAGATCGATGGCGTTTTTCAGCGTGATCCTGCGCGCACTCGGCCATGTCTGGCACCTGCTGGCGGTCAGTTATTTTGTCGTACTGTTCTTTCTCTCGCAGTTTGATTTCGCCGGTAGCCTGCGCTTTATGATGGCCGCTACCATCAAAAGCCTGGTGATTATCGGCCTTGGCGCACTCATTTCCGGCCTGCTCTCGCGCTGGATCAGCCGCCGCATCACCCTGCCCGATGACATCAACCGGCGCTATCCGTTGCTGCAAAAACGCATTAACTCCTACATTCCCGCAGGTCTTAAAATCATCCGCGTGCTGGTGGTGCTGAGCGTCACGCTCTCCCTGCTCGATGCGTGGCAGATCTTTAACCTCAACAAATGGTTCATGACCGAGACCGGCGAGAAGGTGATTAGCGGGCTGGGACACATGCTATTTATTCTGTGCTTCGCGATTGTCGCCTGGACACTGCTGGCCAGTGTCATCGAACACCGTCTGGCGCAGGAACTCAGCAACGGTGCGCGCCCAAGCGCCCGTGAGCGCACACTGCTAACACTGTTTCGCAACGTGCTGGCCATTGTGATTTGTACCATCACCATTATGATTATGTTGTCGCAGGTCGGGCTGAACATTGCCCCGCTGCTGGCCGGTGCCGGTGCCCTCGGTCTGGCGGTCAGTTTCGGCGCGCAAACACTGGTGAAAGACGTGATCACCGGGATTTTCATTCAGTTCGAAAACGGCATGAATACCGGTGAATACGTAACGGTAATGGGCATTAGCGGCACCGTCGAGCGTATGACCATCCGTTCGATTGGCCTGCGCGATATATACGGCGTCTATCACATCGTCCCTTACTCTTCGATCACCACGCTCTCCAACTACGAACGTGAGTTTGGCGTGTACCGCGCCAGTTATAACGTCAGTCGAAACGAAGATGTGGATGCAGCCAACGCTGTGCTGCGTGAAGCCGTCGAAGCGCTGAAGCAGGATGAAAACATCAAACCGCTGCTGCTCGGCGAGCCGACCTATCAGGGCGTCGTGGGATTAGGCGATCAGTTCTTCACCCTGCGTGTGCTGGTGCGAACCAAGGCGCTGGAACAATGGACGGTGCAGTATGCACTTGACCGGCTGGTGAAGAATCACTTCGCGCAGGCGGGAATTGAGATGCCGAGGCAGGCAGTTCAGGTTTATAGTGGCGATGGGACGCAGCCGGGGATCAATGTGGGTGCTGCGCAATAG
- the glnQ gene encoding glutamine ABC transporter ATP-binding protein GlnQ, with protein sequence MIEFKNVSKHFGKTQVLHDIDLNISQGEVVVIIGPSGSGKSTLLRCINKLEEITSGDLIVDGLKVNDPKVDERLIRQEAGMVFQQFYLFPHMTALENVAFGPIRVRGASKEEANKLAKELLAKVGLSERAHHYPSELSGGQQQRVAIARALAVKPKLMLFDEPTSALDPELRHEVLTVMKQLADEGMTMVIVTHEVGFAEKVASRLIFIDKGRIAEDGKPADLVNNPPSERLREFLQHVS encoded by the coding sequence ATGATTGAATTTAAGAACGTCTCAAAACACTTTGGCAAAACCCAGGTGCTCCACGACATCGATCTGAATATTTCTCAGGGTGAAGTCGTGGTTATTATCGGGCCATCAGGTTCCGGGAAATCCACACTGCTGCGTTGCATCAACAAACTGGAAGAAATCACCTCCGGCGATCTCATCGTTGATGGCCTGAAAGTCAATGATCCGAAAGTCGATGAACGGCTGATCCGTCAGGAAGCCGGCATGGTTTTCCAGCAGTTCTACCTCTTCCCACACATGACAGCGCTGGAAAACGTGGCCTTTGGCCCGATCCGCGTCCGTGGTGCATCAAAAGAAGAAGCCAATAAACTGGCGAAAGAATTGCTGGCAAAAGTCGGGCTGTCTGAGCGCGCACATCACTATCCTTCGGAGCTTTCTGGCGGACAGCAACAGCGTGTGGCGATTGCCCGTGCGCTGGCGGTGAAACCTAAACTGATGTTGTTTGATGAGCCTACTTCAGCGCTCGATCCGGAACTGCGTCATGAAGTGCTGACTGTGATGAAACAGCTGGCAGACGAAGGCATGACGATGGTTATCGTTACCCACGAAGTGGGCTTCGCTGAGAAAGTCGCTTCACGGTTGATCTTCATCGACAAAGGCCGCATTGCGGAAGACGGTAAACCGGCGGATCTGGTGAATAACCCACCGAGTGAGCGTTTACGCGAGTTCTTGCAGCACGTTTCTTAA
- a CDS encoding DksA/TraR family C4-type zinc finger protein — protein sequence MASGWAQDGAVQDQIDSTVNDAVDRARQALGHGESAELCHECGEPIPEARRMALRGVQYCVTCQAALDKKQQDHAGYNRRGSKDSQLR from the coding sequence ATGGCAAGCGGATGGGCGCAAGATGGCGCAGTTCAAGATCAGATTGATTCCACGGTAAACGATGCGGTCGATCGTGCACGTCAGGCATTAGGTCATGGCGAAAGTGCCGAACTTTGCCATGAATGTGGTGAACCTATTCCCGAAGCACGCAGAATGGCGCTCAGGGGCGTGCAGTATTGTGTCACCTGTCAGGCTGCGCTCGATAAAAAACAGCAGGATCACGCGGGATATAATCGTCGCGGCAGTAAAGACAGCCAGCTTCGTTAA
- the glnP gene encoding glutamine ABC transporter permease GlnP, translated as MQFDWSVIWPALPILLEGAKMTLWISVLGLVGGLIIGVIAGFARAFGGWVSSHIALVFIELIRGTPIVVQVMFIYFALPMMVPDLRIDPFSAAVVTIMINSGAYIAEITRGAVLSIHNGFREAGLALGLSRRATLRYIIMPLALRRMLPPLGNQWIVSIKDTSLFIVIGVAELTRQGQEIIAGNFRAMEIWSAVAVIYLIITLALSFVLRRLERKLKII; from the coding sequence ATGCAGTTTGACTGGAGCGTAATTTGGCCCGCTCTGCCTATCCTGCTCGAAGGCGCCAAGATGACATTGTGGATCTCGGTCCTCGGTCTGGTTGGCGGTCTGATTATCGGTGTGATTGCGGGTTTTGCCCGCGCGTTTGGTGGCTGGGTTAGCAGCCATATCGCACTGGTCTTTATCGAGCTCATTCGCGGTACGCCTATTGTAGTACAAGTAATGTTCATCTATTTCGCCCTGCCGATGATGGTCCCCGATCTGCGTATCGATCCCTTCAGCGCGGCAGTGGTTACCATCATGATCAACTCCGGTGCGTACATCGCTGAAATTACGCGTGGCGCCGTGTTGTCAATTCACAATGGCTTTCGTGAAGCCGGTCTTGCGCTGGGCCTGTCCCGCCGCGCGACCCTGCGTTACATCATCATGCCGCTGGCGTTGCGCCGCATGTTGCCACCGCTGGGTAACCAGTGGATTGTGAGTATCAAAGATACCTCGCTGTTTATCGTCATCGGTGTCGCCGAGCTGACCCGTCAGGGCCAGGAAATCATCGCCGGTAACTTCCGCGCGATGGAAATCTGGAGTGCGGTTGCCGTTATTTATCTGATCATCACGCTGGCTCTGAGCTTTGTTCTGCGCCGCTTAGAACGCAAACTGAAAATTATATGA
- the rlmF gene encoding 23S rRNA (adenine(1618)-N(6))-methyltransferase RlmF, which yields MEKKKVFPQEKSGLHPRNRHRSRYDFPALIANNPDLAPFVTENKWGDLSVDFANAQAVKALNRALLHDCYQIENWDIPADYLCPPIPGRADYVHHLADLLASSNNGNIPQGKDISVLDIGVGANCIYPIIGLREYGWRFTASEIDPVSMAAAKKIVATNPQLTNQVRFRLQAKPPRILDGIIRNDERYDAVLCNPPFHSSAADAASGSQRKRQNLGLDRRPTSELNFGGQHNELWCEGGEEAFVARMAEESAGKAQNCFWYTVLVSKKTTLPLLYDALNEEGVTDIRTIEMVHGNKISRFVAWTFLTPSQQKSWAIKRWSV from the coding sequence GTGGAAAAAAAGAAAGTCTTCCCTCAGGAAAAAAGCGGTCTTCACCCGCGAAATCGTCATCGCAGCCGCTATGATTTCCCGGCCCTGATTGCCAACAATCCCGATCTGGCGCCGTTCGTCACTGAGAATAAATGGGGCGATTTGTCGGTTGATTTCGCCAATGCACAGGCAGTTAAGGCGTTGAACCGCGCATTGCTGCATGACTGCTATCAGATTGAAAATTGGGATATTCCGGCTGATTACCTTTGCCCACCGATCCCAGGACGTGCGGATTACGTGCATCACCTGGCTGATTTGCTGGCGAGCAGCAACAACGGCAATATTCCGCAGGGCAAAGATATTTCCGTGCTGGATATCGGCGTTGGCGCGAACTGTATTTATCCGATTATCGGCCTGCGCGAATATGGCTGGCGCTTTACTGCCAGTGAGATCGACCCCGTCTCTATGGCAGCTGCCAAGAAAATTGTGGCGACCAACCCGCAACTGACCAATCAGGTACGTTTCCGTTTGCAGGCGAAACCGCCACGGATCCTCGATGGAATTATCCGCAACGACGAGCGCTATGACGCCGTGCTGTGTAACCCACCATTCCATTCTTCAGCAGCTGATGCGGCTTCAGGCAGCCAGCGTAAGCGTCAGAATCTCGGTCTGGATCGCCGCCCAACGTCTGAGCTGAACTTCGGTGGTCAGCACAACGAACTGTGGTGTGAAGGCGGCGAAGAAGCCTTTGTGGCCCGTATGGCGGAAGAGAGCGCGGGTAAAGCGCAGAACTGTTTCTGGTACACCGTGCTGGTTTCTAAAAAAACCACGCTGCCGTTGCTGTATGACGCGTTAAATGAAGAAGGCGTAACGGATATCCGGACCATCGAAATGGTTCACGGCAACAAAATCAGCCGTTTTGTCGCCTGGACGTTCCTGACGCCATCACAGCAAAAAAGTTGGGCAATTAAACGCTGGTCAGTTTGA
- the glnH gene encoding glutamine ABC transporter substrate-binding protein GlnH has protein sequence MKSLLKVSLAALTLAFAVSSHAADKKLIVATDTAFVPFEFKQGDKYVGFDIDLWDAVAKEMKVSYELKPMDFGGIIPALQTHNIDLALAGITITPERKKAIDFSDGYYNSGLMVMVKSNNDAIKSVNDLKGKVVAVKSGTSSVDYMKANVQTKDLRQFPNIDSAYMELGTGRADAVMHDTPNILYFIKTAGKGQFKAVGDSLAGQQYGIAFPQGSELREKANAALKTIKENGTYAAIYKKWFDTEPK, from the coding sequence ATGAAGTCACTCTTAAAAGTTTCCCTGGCCGCGTTGACTCTGGCCTTTGCCGTTAGCTCACACGCAGCAGACAAAAAACTGATCGTAGCTACCGACACTGCGTTTGTACCGTTTGAATTCAAACAAGGCGACAAATATGTCGGCTTCGATATCGACCTGTGGGACGCGGTCGCTAAAGAGATGAAAGTCTCTTATGAACTGAAACCAATGGACTTCGGCGGCATCATCCCTGCTCTGCAAACTCACAATATCGATCTGGCGCTGGCGGGTATCACCATCACGCCTGAACGTAAAAAAGCGATCGACTTCTCTGACGGCTATTACAACAGCGGCCTGATGGTGATGGTTAAGAGCAACAACGACGCCATCAAAAGCGTGAATGATCTGAAAGGCAAAGTGGTTGCAGTGAAAAGCGGCACCAGCTCCGTTGACTACATGAAAGCCAACGTGCAGACCAAAGATCTGCGTCAGTTCCCGAACATCGACAGCGCCTACATGGAACTGGGTACAGGCCGTGCGGATGCGGTAATGCATGACACCCCGAACATCCTTTACTTCATTAAAACTGCCGGCAAAGGTCAGTTCAAAGCGGTTGGCGATTCACTGGCTGGCCAGCAATACGGCATCGCATTCCCACAGGGCAGCGAACTGCGTGAGAAAGCCAACGCCGCGCTGAAAACCATCAAAGAGAATGGTACCTACGCAGCAATCTATAAAAAATGGTTTGATACCGAACCTAAATAA
- a CDS encoding PAS domain S-box protein, which yields MQLFSHQFSTAWREKFSAIQQAVPMIAFTPDGVVLEVNDLFLNGMGYSRQEVIGQPHRIFCTPEFVASDAYRLHWEGLKQGKSISGNIKRVHKNGNILWLEATYIPVKNKQGKVTEIIKIASDVSERVNESHEHNGIYQALERSMALITFTPDGHIISANNNFLKVMGYSLQQIKGHSHSMFCLPKYRDSHDYRNHWQRLKNGEFILGRFERINGRGQSIWLEASYNPVMDDDGRVLKVVKIAQDITNQMTQQRQQESMMTHVHELSLSTDKTAAEGVTIVQKAVEDMQEVEALARRTSDIIGQLGQTSERIGEMVDTIRRISSQTNLLAINATIEAAHAGEQGRGFAVVAGEVRSLADQSRKAAVEIDQLTQNIREGVMAAIDGMGNCVNRAGGGVALSRNAGDVINQVNLGMQDLVRMMADFSVIAGERTRH from the coding sequence ATGCAATTATTCTCTCATCAATTTAGTACGGCATGGCGTGAAAAATTCTCGGCTATTCAACAAGCCGTTCCAATGATTGCCTTCACTCCTGATGGCGTAGTGCTTGAGGTCAACGATCTTTTCCTCAACGGCATGGGCTATAGCCGGCAGGAGGTCATCGGGCAGCCCCACCGAATATTTTGTACCCCGGAATTCGTCGCCAGTGATGCATACCGGCTGCATTGGGAAGGGCTGAAGCAGGGAAAGTCAATCAGCGGGAATATTAAACGGGTACATAAAAATGGCAACATTCTCTGGCTTGAAGCCACTTATATTCCGGTGAAAAATAAGCAGGGAAAAGTCACTGAAATAATTAAAATAGCCAGCGACGTTTCTGAACGGGTAAATGAATCGCATGAGCATAATGGCATTTATCAGGCACTAGAACGTTCCATGGCGCTCATTACCTTTACTCCGGATGGCCACATCATTTCTGCAAATAATAATTTCCTCAAAGTCATGGGTTATTCTCTGCAACAAATTAAGGGCCATTCTCATTCGATGTTTTGTCTGCCGAAATATCGTGACTCCCATGATTACCGCAATCACTGGCAACGTCTGAAAAACGGTGAGTTTATTCTCGGGCGTTTCGAGCGCATTAATGGCCGCGGCCAGAGTATCTGGCTGGAAGCCAGTTATAATCCGGTGATGGACGATGATGGCAGGGTGCTTAAAGTGGTCAAAATCGCACAGGACATCACCAACCAGATGACTCAGCAGCGTCAGCAGGAAAGCATGATGACGCACGTTCACGAACTCTCTCTCTCCACAGATAAAACCGCTGCCGAAGGTGTCACCATCGTTCAGAAAGCGGTGGAAGATATGCAGGAAGTTGAGGCGTTAGCGCGCCGCACGTCCGACATCATCGGCCAGCTCGGCCAGACATCAGAACGTATCGGCGAGATGGTGGATACCATTCGACGGATTTCCTCGCAAACCAATTTGCTGGCCATCAACGCCACCATTGAAGCTGCCCATGCCGGGGAGCAGGGCAGAGGTTTCGCCGTGGTCGCCGGAGAAGTGCGATCACTGGCCGATCAGTCCCGAAAAGCGGCCGTCGAGATTGACCAGCTGACGCAGAACATCCGCGAAGGCGTCATGGCCGCGATTGACGGCATGGGCAACTGCGTTAACCGCGCAGGCGGTGGCGTTGCGCTCAGTCGCAATGCGGGTGATGTTATTAATCAGGTGAATCTGGGGATGCAGGATCTGGTGCGGATGATGGCGGATTTTTCGGTGATCGCGGGGGAGCGGACCAGACACTAG
- a CDS encoding flavin reductase family protein: protein MNADDRYYYEPASGHGLPHDPLNAIVGPRPIGWISSRNAAGQRNLAPYSFFNCFNYRPPIIGFASSGWKDSVANIVETGEFVWNLTTRALAVKMNESSASLARGNDEFDFAGLTPQPGKIVAADRVLESPVNFECKLTQCIQLKTAAGGDIDTWLVLGEVVAVHIAPHLLVDGIYQTALAEPVLRAGGPSAYYGISEELRFDLIRPDAR, encoded by the coding sequence ATGAACGCTGATGATCGCTATTATTACGAACCCGCATCCGGTCACGGTCTGCCGCACGACCCGCTCAACGCTATTGTCGGTCCGCGCCCCATTGGCTGGATTTCCTCCCGCAATGCCGCAGGCCAGCGTAATCTCGCGCCCTACAGCTTCTTCAACTGTTTCAATTATCGTCCACCGATCATTGGTTTCGCCAGCAGTGGCTGGAAAGACAGCGTGGCGAATATCGTCGAAACCGGTGAATTCGTCTGGAACCTGACGACGCGAGCATTGGCGGTAAAAATGAATGAAAGCTCGGCTTCGCTGGCGCGCGGTAACGACGAGTTCGACTTCGCCGGTCTGACACCGCAACCGGGAAAAATCGTCGCCGCGGATCGCGTTCTGGAAAGCCCGGTCAATTTCGAATGTAAGCTGACGCAGTGCATTCAGTTGAAAACTGCCGCCGGTGGCGATATTGATACCTGGCTGGTGCTGGGTGAAGTGGTTGCCGTACATATCGCGCCACATTTACTGGTGGACGGCATCTATCAGACCGCCCTCGCCGAACCGGTATTACGTGCCGGTGGCCCTTCCGCCTATTACGGTATTTCAGAAGAGTTACGCTTTGATTTAATCCGCCCCGACGCCCGCTGA